The sequence TTTTAGTGAACGCCGTCTTGAGGCACGGTCAACCGCACCCGAAAGACTATCAGCCCTTACCCCCCCCATTTCCCTATAACCTTGATTGGGTGCAAAAAGAAGTTTGCAGAGCCTAGTTGAAATTAGACACTTGATCAAAATGCCTTAAAATTAAAGCACCAAGGACAAGTGGTGTCTTAATTTAACAGGTGACTATGCCCTTACTGATTTTGGTTGCGGAGGATGATCCCGGAATTCAACTTGCCGTACAAGACTATTTAGAACTTTTAGGTTACAGTGTGATCACTGCTAAAAATGGTGATGAAGCACTCGAGCAACTCGAAAAATATCATCCTCATTTGATTGTCGCGGATATCAAAATGCCAAAAAAGGATGGGTTTGAATTGATTCAAACGGTGAGAGAGCGTCCCGAGTTCCGCCTTTTACCCGTCATTTTTCTAACCGAACGAGGGACAACTGCCGATCGCGTGCGAGGTTATCAAGCAGGCTGTGATGTCTATCTGCCTAAGCCCTTTGAAATGGAGGAGTTGGGGGCGGTGATTCAGAATCTGTTAGCGCGATCGCAGATGGCTCAATCCGAACAAGCCTTTCACTCTCCCTCCCATCCAGCGTCATTACCAGAAGAAGACCAAGAGGATTTCCATTTTACCCAACGGGAAACCGATGTTTTAGAACTTTTAACCCAAGGGCTATCTAATACGGAAATGGGACACCAGTTACATTTGAGTCCCCGAACTGTGGAAAAATATGTCAGTAGCCTTTTAAGGAAGACTGAAACCAATAATCGCGCGGAATTGGTCAGTTTTGCTTTGAAACACCACCTAATCCCCTAAATGATTGCAGACCTAATTTATTCTTACTCTCCCCGCCAAGCTGGAACGCTAATTAAACGTTATAAACGCTTTCTCGCTGATATTAAACTGTCATCAGGAGAAGTGATTACCGCCCATTGTCCCAATACTGGCCCCATGATAGGGGTTTCTACCCCGGGTAGCCCTGTGCTTGTCTCTTACAGCGATAATCCTAAGCGCAAACACGCCTATACTTGGGAAGCCATTCAAGTGAATGATACTGTTCCCACTTGGGTCGGGATTAATACTAGCTTACCGAATCGGGTGATTAAATCAGCTTTAGAGAATCATCTTTTACCAGATCTCGCCCATCGTTATGAAACAGTTCGTCCAGAAGTGCGCTATGGGAAAGATCACAAAAGTCGGATTGATTTTTTATTAACGGGAAAAGAAGATCGACCGATTTATTTAGAGGTAAAAAATGTCACTTGGGCAAAAGAAACAAACGCTCTTTTTCCAGATACAGTGACCACTCGCGGTCAAAAACATTTGCGAGAGTTGATGGCTTTATTACCAGAAGCGCATCCCATTATGTTGTACTTTATTAATCGCGGTGACTGTACTCATTTTAGTGTAGGGGAAACGGCTGATCCAAAATATGCGGAACTTTTAGCAGCAGCCATCGAAAAAGGGGTAGAAGTTCTTCCCTATCGCTTTGAAAATGCAACGGAAGGGATTAGGTTTTTAGGGAAAGCAGAATTAGTCAGTAGTCATTAGTCATTAGTCATTGATAAAAAATGGTAAAATCTGGCTACAGAAATTTTGAGACTTAACTGATGTTTATAAAATCAATGCTTAAACGATTGCTTACTTTAACCCTTGTCGTGATGATTAGTGTGGTGGGCTTAGCTGGCTGTAGCGGTGCTGATACGGGTTTAACAGGAAATTATCGTCAAGATACTCTCACTGTATTGGAAACCCTACGGACAACCTTAGAAATTTCAGTAGATGATCCCAATCGGGAAGAAATCCGTGCCAAAGCCCGTGAGCAACTTAATGATTATGCAGCCCGTTATCGTCGCGATGAAGAAGTTGCTGGACTGCGCTCTTTTACCACCATGCAAACGGCTCTTAATGCCTTAGCTAACTATTATACGTCCGCTTATGCCACACGCCCCATTCCGCAAAGAGTGAAGGATCGGGTGTCTCAGGAGTTTGCACAAGTGGAACGGGCGTTACGACGAGAAGAAGCCTAGTGCAGCACTTCTGGGATTGTTGAAGTAGATTCTTAATTTTTGTTATTGGTTATTGGTTCTTGGGGACACGAGTGATAGTCAAACTATGAACCAAGAACCAATTATAGAAGTCGCCGTAAAACCAAACGGATATAAAAAGGATTGCTTTCATGTACAACCAATCGCATTCGTTCATCTCCCCGTATAGTCTATTGCGACTGCTTTTATTGGTAATTTTGACGGCGAGTTTAGTCATAGGTACTCATTCTTTCTTACCCGTTCGTGCTGCACAAAGCAATAATTATTGTCGATTTGACGATCGCGCGATCGCGCAAAAAGATCAACTCCGTAACCAAGCCTTTAAGGGCAATGGGAATGCAGAAACACAATATCAACAGTTAATTCAACGCCACGGCGAACAACTGATCAACTGTCGAGATCAAGCTTGGCCCTCTACACAAGCGATTTGGTTAAGACTTTATCCCTGCGATACTTTACCAGGAAGAGTCGAAGAAATCTTAGACCACATTGTTGATTCTGGATATAACGAGGTCTATTTAGAAGTTTTTTATAGTGGACAGGTGTTATTACCCGCCAGTGAAAATAGGACGGCTTGGGATTCTGTTTTGCGTTCGCCTTCGGTCAGAGATCGGGATTTACTGGCGGAGGCGATTGCCAAAGGGCATGAACGAAACTTAAAAGTTTATGCTTGGCTATTTAGTCTCAATTTCGGCTATACTTATGCCCAACGCAGCGATCGCGCTGAGGTGTTGGCTCGTAATGGTTATGGGGAAACCAATCTTTCTAATGAAAGTGAAGACGAAAAAGCATTTGTCGATCCCTACAACCCACAAGCCAGACGGGACTATCTGCAAATGTTATCAGAAGTCTTAAAGCGTCAACCCGACGGGGTGCTATTTGACTATATTCGTTATCCCCGTAGCACAGGGACTGAATCGGTGGTATCAGGAGTTAAAAACCTTTGGATCTATAGCGATGCAGCTTTGAATACTCTCTTCAATCGCGCCTTGAATGACAAAGGACAGTTTTTGATTCAACAGTTTGTCAAACAAGGCTATATCACCGCCAATGATGTGAGAACCGTCGATGGGATTGAACCCAAAGAAACCCCCCCTTTATGGCAAGGACGGAATGTTGATCCAGCAGAAAGTGAGATGAGTTTAGAGGCGCGTCAAACCTTACTCCAAGAACAATTATGGTATTTAAGTGTGGCTCATGCAGCGCAAGGGGTGATTGATTTTCTGACGTTAGTAACCGATCAAGTGCAAACCCAAGGGATTCCCAGTGGTGCGGTATTTTTCCCGGATGCGAATCGCGTTGTCGGACAACAAGGGTTTGATTCGAGGTTACAACCGTGGACAAGATTTAATCAATTAGAACAATGGCATCCCATGTCCTATGCGGTGTGTGGTCGAGCAAATTGTATTGTGGATTTAGTTCGGCGGACGATCAGTGTTGCGGATTCAGAGTTGGAAGTTGTCCCTGCTTTAGCTGGAATATGGGGAAGGGTTTATAAAGACCGTCCCCCATTAGAAGTGCAAATGGAAGCGATTCGGCGCAGAGTGCCACAAATTAAAGGGGTAAGTCATTTTGCTTACTCTTGGCAGTTTCCCCAGCGCGATCGCGATCGTAAATTCTGTTCTTTAGGTAATAATTAATTTGGTTTTCTCTATGAAACGACCGCTTGCGATCGTGTTTGCAGGATTCGTCACGGGTTGCAATCCCTTGGCTCAACAGAACCAATCTCAAGGTAAAAAGGGAAAGGTAAGGGATGACTTGGTTTTGGAATTTCGATCTGTCAAACACCTGAATGAGTAGCACTATAGATCAAACTCAGCGAATCAATTATGGATGAGTGGATTATTTACAAAGAGTTTTCTTTTGAAGCAGCCCATCAATTATTTCATCATGAGGGAAAATGTCGTCGTTTACATGGACATAGCTGGGTGGGGAGAGTTTATCTCAAAGCACAGCATCTCATCACAGAAGGGTCACAACAAGGAATGTTGATGGACTATGGTGAAATTAAAAAGTATATTCAGCCTTTATTAGACGAATATCTAGATCATTACTATCTCAATGAAAGCACTGGCTTAACGAACCCCACCAGTGAAGAAATTGCAAAATGGATTTTTGAAAAATTAGAAGCAGCGGGTCTTCCTCATCTCTATGCAGTAGAAATTCAAGAAACCTGCACCTCAGGATGTCGATATACAAAATCTCATGATTGAATTCATTAAAAACTCCCCAGGCAGGATTCGAACCTGCGACTAATCGGTTAACAGCCGACCGCTCTACCGCTGAGCTACTGAGGATTGTGTGTTTCGCTTTTTCAGCAACAGTTATACATTATAAACATAGCTTTCTAGACTTGGCAAGGGGTTACTGAAATTTTTTTTCTCACCGCAATGAACCCACAACTTGCTAGACTGTTGTAACGGACTTTTGGACGGCTCTCTCATGGTAAGTTTTCTTTTAGAAGTTGGCACGGAAGAACTCCCCGCAGATTTTGTTGAAAGCGCGATCGCGCAATGGGAAACCAAGATTCCCAAGACGCTACAAGAACAGTTTTTAACCCCCGAAACGATTAACGTTTACGGGACACCCCGCCGTTTAGCAGTGGTCATCACAGGCTTACCCGACAAACAAGCCGATCGCGAGGAAGAAATCAAAGGCCCCCCCGCCAGCGCAGCCTTCAAAGATGGAGAACCCACGAAAGCAGCCCAAGGTTTCGCCAAAAAACAAGGGGTCGCCCTCGAAGACCTAGAAATTCGCCCAACGGAGAAGGGAGACTTCGTTTTTATCAAAAAAGTCATCACAGGTCGCAAAACTGCCGAGATTTTGCAGGAATTGACCCCAGATTGGATTTTTAACCTTGAAGGAAAACGGTTTATGCGCTGGGGTGACGGCGATTTGCGCTTTCCCCGTCCGATTCGCTGGTTAGTCACCCGATTAGATGAACAAGTGCTACCCGTAGCCCTAGAAAATGGATCAGAGACGATTCAAGGGAGTAACTTATCTTGGGGTCATCGGGTGTTATCTCCCCGAGAAATTGCCATTCCCCATCCAGAAAAGTATGTGGAGACTTTAGCCGAGGCCAAAATTACCGTTGACCCCGAAGTCAGAAAACGCGCGATCGCGCAACAAGTCCAAACTGAAGCCCAGGCAAAAGGTGGATACGCAGATTTAAATCAAGACTTACTCAGTGAAGTAACAAACTTAGTCGAGTTTCCCTTTGTCGTCACTGGCAAATTTGATGACGAGTTTCTCGATCTTCCCCCAGAAGTCATCACCACCGAAATGATTAGCCACCAGCGCTACTTCCCCGTCTGGAAAGATGAAACCGCCCGAGAATTGCTGCCTTACTTTATTACCGCAGCCAATGGCGACCCCAATAAAGCCGAGATCATTACTCGCGGAAATGAACGAGTGATTCGCGCCCGTTTAGCCGATGGTCAATTCTTCTACAACGCCGATCTCAGTAAACCCCTTGCGGACTATGTTCCCCAACTCGATACTGTAACCTTCCAAGAAAAACTCGGATCAGTGGGCGACAAAGCCAAACGCATTCAAGAGTATGCCAGTTGGGTATCACAACAGCTACAGGTATCAGAAACCGAACAAACACAAATTCAAAGGGCTGCACAACTGTGCAAAGCTGACCTTGTCACCCAAATGGTCGGTGAATTTCCTGAATTACAGGGAATTATGGGAGAAAAATATGCCCGTGCTAGCCATGAAGACGAAGCTGTTGCAACTGCAATTTCTCAACATTATCTTCCAAAAGGGGCAGATGATGATCTTCCTGATCACAGTGTTGCTCAAGTCGTTGCCATCAGCGATCGCGCGGACACTCTCGTCAGTATTTTTGGCTTAGGAATGATTCCCAGTGGCTCATCGGATCCCTTTGCCCTTCGTCGCGCAGCCAATGGTATCGTGAGTATTATTTGGGGTCATAATCTTCCTTTAAATCTCCAGCAACTCATCAAACAAGGCGTTGATCACTTTATTCAAACCTTTGGGGAAAGTGAACACACTAAAACTTTACTCTCCCAACTCCAAGACTTCTTCTTGCAGCGGATACGTACCCTCTTAGCCGAGAAAAATATTGATTATGACCTGATCAATGCTGTTTTAGGCGAAAACGATGAAGAATACACTCAACGGGCGCTAACTGCTGTTTTAGATGTCCAAGCGAGGGCACAATTCCTGCAAGAGATTCGAGATAATCAAGTCTTAGACACAATTTACGAAACCGTCAACCGTTCCACTCGTTTAGCAGAAAAAGGAAACCTTGACACGCAAACCCTTAATCCTGAAGGAGTGGTTAATCCTGACTTATTTGAACAAAACTCAGAAAAAGCCTTTTATGAAGCATTAATCAAACTACTTCCCAAAACCCAAGCGAGTTTTGAAAACCGCAACTATCAGCAGTTAGTCGATGGTTTAGCCGCAATTACACCCACCGTCAGCACCTTCTTTGATGGGGAAGATAGCGTGCTAGTGATGGCAGAAGATCCAGCCATTCAGCAAAATCGTCTTTCCTTATTGGGATTATTGCGAAATCATGCCCGAGTTTTAGCCGACTTTGGACAAATTGTTAAATCAAATTAAAGTAATTCCTGGACTAGCGAGGGACATTCTCAACCAATGACGAATGACTAACCCATCAAGACCCTAAAACAAAGGCTTGGATATATAAACTGTAAACCAAGCCAATTTTAAACGTATTCATGACTTCAATTAACCCCGATCTTTGTTCATTCTGTTCCAAATTTTGCCGATAGACAAACCAACTCAGCACCTCAGTTAAAATCAGCAAGAGTGCAGCAACAATAATATCTAAACGTCCATTTTGACCAGCACTGGTAACAATGGCAATTCCCATAAAAATTCCGAGGAGTAAACTAATTAATAAAGAAGTAATTTTGCGCCAAGGATTAACAAAAAACTGGCGCACTTGACTGGATAAGTTGCTGAATAATAAATTTAAGCGGGTCTTCTGCATCGTTAAATTTAAAGACTTTTATCTATAATAGTATCGGGTTAGGAATGATACTTTCTCTAACCGTCAATTTAATTTTAATCCGATCAATCACCATGCAACTAATTGAAACCATCCGCATGGCAACTGCGACCCTCACCGCCAATAAACTCCGTAGTAGCCTGACAATGCTAGGAATTATTATTGGCAATGCCTCTGTTATTGCTATGGTAGGTATTGGACAGGGCGCACAAGAACTGGCAAAAAGTGAGTTTCAATCCTTGGGTCCTAATACATTATTTGTGACACCAGGGTCTCGGGAAGAACGCCAAACCACCTTTGATGCACCGAAAACACTGGTTTATGAAGATGCCAAGGCGATCGCGGAACAAGTTCCGACGGTTGAAGCAGTTGCCCCTCAAATTACCAGTAATGAAGTGATTACCTATCGAGATAAAAACAGTAGTGATTCGGTGTTTGGAGTGACACCAGAATTTCTAGGTGTACGCAGTTTTGAGGTGGCAAAAGGTCGTTTCATCCGCGAGACAGATTTGGCAAAAAATAGTCGGGTGGTTGCCTTAGGGGCTGATATTGCCAATCAATTTTTTGGTTTAGAGAATCCAATTGGTAAGCAAATTCGGATTAAAAACTCTAGCTTTAAAGTCATTGGGGTCATGAAACCCAAAGGTGCTTTTTTAGGCAATAACCAAGATGATACGGTTTATATTCCCCTCACAACAATGGCGAATCAAATTGTTGGCAGTCGCTCCGTTTATGGGATTAACTTAACCTTTATTTCCGTTTCAGCAAAAGATGAAAGTAGTATTCGGGCTGCTCAATTTCAAATCCAAAACTTACTACGACTGCGACATAAAATTACTGGCGAGGACGACTTTAGCGTACAAACTCAACAAGATGTTCTGAATATTGTCGGAACCGTCACTGGTGGCTTAACAGCGATGCTGGCAGCGATCGCGGGAATTTCACTTTTAGTAGGGGGGATTGGGGTCATGAATATTATGCTCGTTTCTGTATCTGAACGCACCCAAGAAATTGGACTCCGTAAAGCTCTAGGCGCACGAGAAAAAGATATCCTCACGCAATTTTTAATTGAAGCCACAATTCTTGCTGTCTTAGGAGGTTTTTTTGGGACAATCGTTGGTGGAGGAATTGTCATCCTAGCGGGAATGACCTCACCCTTACCTGCTCAAATTTCTGTTGCTGCGGTAATTGTTGCTGTGAGTGTTTCTGCTGGTATTGGCTTATCCTTTGGGGTAATTCCCGCTCGTCAAGCGGCTAAGCTAGATCCCATTGTTGCTCTCAGAAGTGCTTAAAAGTCATAAATCATTAACAATTCGATGTCGAAATAGTTATTCCCTCTTGAACCTGACTTTCCCAAGGCTGACCATCCATTGCCATTTTTTCTACTGAACTGGCTAAACGAAGGGCTTTCAGGGCTTGTTCGCCACCAACAGAGGGCTGGTTTCCTCCTCGCACACAACTCACAAAATGCTCTAATTCGGCGTGGAGGGGTTCAATCTTGCTAGTATAAACTTTTTCAATCAGTCCATCTTGACGATATAACACTTGTCCGTAATTGGTCGTATAATCGGCAGTGGTTTGGCGATGAATGAGAATTTCATTATTTAAGAAATCTGCTTCAATTAAGGCATTTTTACAATGGGCAGAAATATTCCTGATTTTACGGTGAGTAATTTTGCTTGCAGTTAACGTCGCGATCGCGCCATTGGCAAACCCGAGAGTAGCAGTAACATAATCTAAATAACCCGAGTCTTCTGCTTTGGTTCCACTGGCGGTTAAATTAACCACTGGACTTGCTGTTAACTCTAACAATAAATCAATGTCGTGAATCATCAAATCGAGAACAACTGAGACATCGTTGCCTCGCTGGGAATAAGGACTCATGCGATGGGCTTCTACTGCCAATAACGCCTCAGTTTTCAAAACATTACTCAATTCTTGAAACGCAGGATTGAAGCGTTCAATATGTCCCACTTGTAAAATGCAGTTATTTTCTGCTGCTGCATTCACGAGCGATTCCGCTTCTTCAATACTCGCCGCGATCGGTTTTTCAATTAAAACATGAACTCCAGCCTTTAAGCACTGCAACCCCACTTGATAATGTAATCGTGTGGGAACCGCAATGCAAACCGCATCGACGCAAGCAAGCAAATCTTGATAATCTTCAAAAAAGCGTACCCGATACTTACTGGCGATATCCAAGCCACGGGTAACATTAATATCTGCAACCCCATACAACTCGACATCCTTCAGCAAACCCAAAACACGGGTATGATGCTGTCCCATATTCCCAACACCAATCACTCCCACTCGCAAGGCTTGATGATTTCCATTGCGAGACAAGTGGTTTGCCTCTAGTTCTCCTTGCGAAAACCCATTTTGATGACTCACGAGAAAAAATCCTCCACCACACAAATAACAAAAAACCTTCGTTTCTCTAGCAGAATAAACGGTTTACCCCAAATTAAGCAAAAATTCCGCCAAAAATGTAAAAAAATCTGCCAGAGGCATTATCCGTAAAGAAGATTAACGAATGTAAATAACCTGTGTCAGTTTTTTTGCCGTCCATTAATTGCGTATTCAACAGCGATCATAGATAATTGAAGGGACAAAACGGTGACCAGTGACCAGTTACCAGTGACCAAATAACAAATAACAAAAATGCTCAGAGCAGGAATTGTCGGACTCCCCAACGTCGGTAAATCAACCCTTTTTAACGCCCTTGTTGCCAATGCTAAGGCAGAAGCAGCTAATTTCCCTTTTTGTACGATTGAACCGAATGTGGGCGTAGTTGCAGTTCCTGATGAACGTTTAGAAGTCCTTGCTAAAATCTCTAATTCTCAGCGTATTGTTCCCACTCGTATCGAATTTGTGGACATTGCGGGGTTAGTGCAAGGAGCAAGTCAAGGAGAAGGGCTTGGTAACCAATTTCTGGCTAATATTCGGGAAGTGGATGCGATTGTTCATGTAGTCCGTTGTTTTGAAAATGACGATATTGTCCATGTTTCGGGTTCAGTTGATCCCGTTCGTGATATTGAAGTGATTAATTTAGAATTAGCGTTAGCGGACTTAGCCCAAATTGAAAAACGCATCGCTCGCACCCGTAAAGAAGCGAAGAAAAACAAAGACGCACAAGTAGAATTAGAACTATTAGAAAAACTGGCAGCAGCGATTAATGAAGGGAAAACGGCTCGTCAAGTAGAACTTACTGAAGATGAAGAAGACCTCATCAAACCCTTGGGTTTATTGACCAAAAAACCAATTATTTATGCCACAAATGTTTCAGAAGATGATCTCGCCACTGGTAATCAAGCCGTTGAACAAGTGCGAGAATTAGCAGCGAAAGAAAACTCGTCTGTGGTCGTCATTTCGGCACAAGTGGAGTCAGAATTAATTGAACTTTCTGATGAAGAAAAAGCAGACTTTTTAGAATCTTTAGGAGTAGAAGAAGGGGGGTTACAATCTCTAATTCGAGCCACCTATGATTTATTAGGACTTCGCACCTATCTCACCACAGGAGAAACCGAAACTCGGGCTTGGACGATTCGTGCTGGTATGAAAGCCCCCCAAGCTGCGGGTGTCATTCACTCAGATTTTGAACGCGGTTTTATTCGTGCTGAAACTATTAGTTATGAGAAATTAGCGGAAATCCAATCTTATGCAGCAGCGAGAGAAAAAGGTTTAATCCGTTCGGAAGGAAAAGATTATGTGGTGCAAGAAGGGGATGTGATTGAGTTTCGCTTTAATGTTTAAAAAATCATCACTCAAATGAAAATATAATCTTGCAAAAGTGCTGTTTCCTATGAAAATTTCGACTCCCATTCTCGAAAACGGTGATCGACTTTCCCGTCAGGAATTTGAGGAACGTTATCAGAAAATGCCTCACCTCAAAAAGGCAGAATTAATTGAAGGAAAAGTCTATATGGCATCCCCGCTTAGATTTGAACCTCATGCTGAACCGCACGCCAATTTAATCGGATGGCTTTGGAACTATAAAATTGCAACACCTGGGGTTCGTTTAGGGGATAATGCAACGATTAAGCTCGATTTAGATAATGAGCCTCAACCTGATGCCGTTTTACTTCTTGATTCTAACCGTGGCGGTCAAACTTCCATTGATGAAGCGGGTTACATTGTTGGTGCGCCAGAGATGGTTATTGAAATTGCAGCTAGTAGTGCTTCTATTGATCTCTATGAGAAAAAACAAGTTTATTGTCGTAATGGGGTTAAAGAATACCTAGTGTGGCGAGTAATGGAACAACAGTTGGATTGGTTTTACTTGCAACAAGGAAATTATCTATCTCTGACTCCCAATGAAAAGGGAATCATTGACAGCCAAGTTTTTCCAGGGCTACGGTTAAATCAAGTTGCCTTAATTGCTGGGGAAATGCAATCAGTCATGATGACGCTACAAGAGGGATTAACCAGCAGAGAACATCAAGACTTTTTGCAATGATCTGAAAACAAAGATGATCTAGTACAAAGAAGCAACTAATTCATTTGAAAATCCCCCAACCCCCGCGATTTCGGGGGCTTTGGTGGATCTGTTCGGGGAGCAGAGTTTTTGGTTTTCATATAATAATGGTGATTCGGTCTTGATTCCGAATTCGGTTTTCTCTTTTGTGAATCACCAATGACACCATGACTTCCGAGAAGTTTCGTCAACAATTAAAAAAAGAAGCAGAAACATGGGAAGCAGAGGGGTTAATTGACTCCTCTGTTTTTCAACAATTAGCGCAACGTTATCAATTCCAGACTTTAGAAACAGATAGTCAAAGTCGTTTTGTTGTCATTTTATTTGCTGTCGGTGGAATTTTACTCGGCTTAGGTGTGATCACATTAGTGGCAGCAAACTGGCAAGGGTGGTCAAAAGGGCTGCGGGTAGCGTTACTCTTAACGCTGTTTATTGGGGTGAATAGTGCGGGCTATTGGGGATGGCAGTCATCGCAACCAAAATGGCAACGATTGGGAAAGGGACTCCTTTTATTAGGGGCGTTGATTCTGGGGGCAAATTTAGGCTTAATGTCGCAAATGTTCCATCAAAGTGGGGCAATTTATGAACTGTATCTAGTTTGGGGAATTGGCGTTTTGGCGATGGCTTATGGCTTGCAGTTCACTTGGCTTGCTATTTTCGCGATCGCGCTGATTGGACTGGGCTACTGGTGGGGCTTACCCAGCATTTTTGATCCTGCTGCAAGTGGCAATGCGTCCCTATTAATGCGATATATGCCTCTAGTGGCGATCGCGCTTTACATCCCCCTCGCAGAATTTTGTCGGTCACGATGGGTTTTGATTTGGGGAGTGGTCGCAGTTGTTTCGGCGTTAGAAGTGAGCGTAATCCAAGAGTTATCTTTGATTGATTCTTCATTACTGGTGGGAGGAATGCTTACAGGCGCGATCGCGCTTCCTCCTTTATTATTATGGGCATATTATCCCCTCCGATCAGACATCCGCTTACAATTTCACAATGTTACTTCTCGTCTCTCTGTTTTATTTCTTGGGGGAGTCTGTTACTTCTTTTCCTTTCACTATATCTGGGAGGACGCAACAGTTAACCGCACTAATGAAGTCGCAATGCAACATCCCGCAGCGTTAGTACAACTGCTGATTTTTGCCAGTCTTACGGTTTATTATTGGTGGCGTTTGGGGAATCAAAGCCATCGACCATGGCGTTTAAGAGTTGACAGTACCCTATTTGCGGGGACAACCCTTTTCACGGGATTCGTGGCGGGTGGCGCAGTGGCTGGCTTGCCTTTTCTTAATCTGATCTGGTTACCCACTGTTATTTATAATCTGATTCTCTTTTTCCTCGCGATCGCGCTGATTAAACAAGGACTCAATCAAGGGATTCGACTGAACTTTTGGGCGGGTTTATTATTTCTCAGCCTCCAAATCTTCTCCCGAATGTTGGAGTATCAAACCGATTTACTCTTAAAGTCGATTATCTTTTTCCTCTGTGGTCTTGCCATTGTCATCGCTGGCTTATGGTTTGAAGGTTATTTGCGACAGGAATGATCATCGAAATTGGTTCTTTATTCACTGATCACTGACGACGGGAAGAACGTTGCATTTTAGTCAGAGGAGGTAAGGGACGGGGACGGGAAGTCTCAGACGGTTTGAGATAGCGAGTTGTCGTTTTACGCTGAGAAATCGGGCGATATTGATAATTTTGCCACCATCGTAGCGCGAT comes from Halothece sp. PCC 7418 and encodes:
- a CDS encoding response regulator transcription factor; protein product: MPLLILVAEDDPGIQLAVQDYLELLGYSVITAKNGDEALEQLEKYHPHLIVADIKMPKKDGFELIQTVRERPEFRLLPVIFLTERGTTADRVRGYQAGCDVYLPKPFEMEELGAVIQNLLARSQMAQSEQAFHSPSHPASLPEEDQEDFHFTQRETDVLELLTQGLSNTEMGHQLHLSPRTVEKYVSSLLRKTETNNRAELVSFALKHHLIP
- the sfsA gene encoding DNA/RNA nuclease SfsA translates to MIADLIYSYSPRQAGTLIKRYKRFLADIKLSSGEVITAHCPNTGPMIGVSTPGSPVLVSYSDNPKRKHAYTWEAIQVNDTVPTWVGINTSLPNRVIKSALENHLLPDLAHRYETVRPEVRYGKDHKSRIDFLLTGKEDRPIYLEVKNVTWAKETNALFPDTVTTRGQKHLRELMALLPEAHPIMLYFINRGDCTHFSVGETADPKYAELLAAAIEKGVEVLPYRFENATEGIRFLGKAELVSSH
- the psb27 gene encoding photosystem II protein Psb27, whose amino-acid sequence is MFIKSMLKRLLTLTLVVMISVVGLAGCSGADTGLTGNYRQDTLTVLETLRTTLEISVDDPNREEIRAKAREQLNDYAARYRRDEEVAGLRSFTTMQTALNALANYYTSAYATRPIPQRVKDRVSQEFAQVERALRREEA
- a CDS encoding family 10 glycosylhydrolase — encoded protein: MRLLLLVILTASLVIGTHSFLPVRAAQSNNYCRFDDRAIAQKDQLRNQAFKGNGNAETQYQQLIQRHGEQLINCRDQAWPSTQAIWLRLYPCDTLPGRVEEILDHIVDSGYNEVYLEVFYSGQVLLPASENRTAWDSVLRSPSVRDRDLLAEAIAKGHERNLKVYAWLFSLNFGYTYAQRSDRAEVLARNGYGETNLSNESEDEKAFVDPYNPQARRDYLQMLSEVLKRQPDGVLFDYIRYPRSTGTESVVSGVKNLWIYSDAALNTLFNRALNDKGQFLIQQFVKQGYITANDVRTVDGIEPKETPPLWQGRNVDPAESEMSLEARQTLLQEQLWYLSVAHAAQGVIDFLTLVTDQVQTQGIPSGAVFFPDANRVVGQQGFDSRLQPWTRFNQLEQWHPMSYAVCGRANCIVDLVRRTISVADSELEVVPALAGIWGRVYKDRPPLEVQMEAIRRRVPQIKGVSHFAYSWQFPQRDRDRKFCSLGNN
- the queD gene encoding 6-carboxytetrahydropterin synthase QueD: MDEWIIYKEFSFEAAHQLFHHEGKCRRLHGHSWVGRVYLKAQHLITEGSQQGMLMDYGEIKKYIQPLLDEYLDHYYLNESTGLTNPTSEEIAKWIFEKLEAAGLPHLYAVEIQETCTSGCRYTKSHD
- the glyS gene encoding glycine--tRNA ligase subunit beta, with protein sequence MVSFLLEVGTEELPADFVESAIAQWETKIPKTLQEQFLTPETINVYGTPRRLAVVITGLPDKQADREEEIKGPPASAAFKDGEPTKAAQGFAKKQGVALEDLEIRPTEKGDFVFIKKVITGRKTAEILQELTPDWIFNLEGKRFMRWGDGDLRFPRPIRWLVTRLDEQVLPVALENGSETIQGSNLSWGHRVLSPREIAIPHPEKYVETLAEAKITVDPEVRKRAIAQQVQTEAQAKGGYADLNQDLLSEVTNLVEFPFVVTGKFDDEFLDLPPEVITTEMISHQRYFPVWKDETARELLPYFITAANGDPNKAEIITRGNERVIRARLADGQFFYNADLSKPLADYVPQLDTVTFQEKLGSVGDKAKRIQEYASWVSQQLQVSETEQTQIQRAAQLCKADLVTQMVGEFPELQGIMGEKYARASHEDEAVATAISQHYLPKGADDDLPDHSVAQVVAISDRADTLVSIFGLGMIPSGSSDPFALRRAANGIVSIIWGHNLPLNLQQLIKQGVDHFIQTFGESEHTKTLLSQLQDFFLQRIRTLLAEKNIDYDLINAVLGENDEEYTQRALTAVLDVQARAQFLQEIRDNQVLDTIYETVNRSTRLAEKGNLDTQTLNPEGVVNPDLFEQNSEKAFYEALIKLLPKTQASFENRNYQQLVDGLAAITPTVSTFFDGEDSVLVMAEDPAIQQNRLSLLGLLRNHARVLADFGQIVKSN
- a CDS encoding DUF565 domain-containing protein, which produces MQKTRLNLLFSNLSSQVRQFFVNPWRKITSLLISLLLGIFMGIAIVTSAGQNGRLDIIVAALLLILTEVLSWFVYRQNLEQNEQRSGLIEVMNTFKIGLVYSLYIQAFVLGS